One genomic segment of Helianthus annuus cultivar XRQ/B chromosome 14, HanXRQr2.0-SUNRISE, whole genome shotgun sequence includes these proteins:
- the LOC110906779 gene encoding histone chaperone ASF1-like, with the protein MESHFKMDVHVEFNEIEVKRAEERRMERERHLAEEATQKNKGVIDDTQEAGGSSSQPEIGGSSNQEDIEMVEAVDVQEQENIQEQIDQDFMMVGDAENVQEHVDQDFMMVGESSEPLDAENVLRKVFVFQRKRKAREMLLLEWKTDQFVLVGNAYPVPYNVHEVAREMKVKERRRKAKKARGEIVDDDSDVELFGDDDEENEDDNDENDDKPDDHNDKDNKGDDDDDQGASGLLIKDPIVQERINELMNDEINEQEDDVQNEASSLGKQHADQVFLSNPTIIYLNVP; encoded by the coding sequence ATGGAGAGTCATTTCAAGATGGATGTTCATGTCGAATTCAATGAAATAGAAGTGAAAAGAGCtgaagaaagaagaatggaacgaGAAAGACATCTAGCTGAAGAAGCCACCCAAAAGAACAAAGGTGTGATTGACGATACTCAAGAAGCTGGTGGATCATCAAGTCAACCTGAGATTGGTGGTTCATCAAATCAAGAAGATATTGAAATGGTTGAAGCTGTAGATGTTCAAGAACAAGAAAATATTCAAGAACAAATTGATCAAGACTTCATGATGGTTGGTGATGCTGAAAATGTTCAGGAACATGTTGATCAAGACTTCATGATGGTTGGAGAGTCTTCTGAGCCTTTGGATGCTGAAAATGTTCTTAGAAAGGTGTTTGTTTTTCAAAGAAAGAGAAAGGCTAGAGAAATGCTTTTACTAGAGTGGAAGACAGATCAGTTTGTGCTTGTTGGTAATGCCTATCCTGTGCCTTACAATGTTCACGAAGTTGCTCGTGAAATGAAAGTCAAAGAAAGGCGAAGAAAGGCAAAGAAAGCTCGTGGAGAAATCGTTGATGATGACTCTGATGTAGAGCTATTTGGCGATGATGACGAAGAAAATGAAGATGATAATGATGAAAATGATGACAAGCCTGATGATCATAATGATAAAGATAATAagggagatgatgatgatgatcagggTGCTTCTGGGTTATTGATCAAAGATCCAATTGTTCAAGAAAGAATTAATGAGCTGATGAATGATGAAATCAATGAACAAGAGGATGACGTACAAAATGAAGCTTCATCATTAGGAAAGCAACATGCTGATCAGGTATTCCTCTCAAACCCAACTATTATTTACTTGAATGTTCCATAA